One window from the genome of Pseudomonas sp. L5B5 encodes:
- a CDS encoding zinc-dependent alcohol dehydrogenase — protein sequence MRALTWQAPNLLQLDNVADPAILNPRDAIIRVTLSSVCGSDLHLLGGYVPAMKPGDIIGHESMGEVVEVGKGVTDLRKGDKVITISIIGCGNCEPCQRSDFSCCDNSNPNPSATDLMYGQPCCGIIGYSHAFGGYPGSHATYVRVPFADVNLFKVPEGVSDEQALFVSDAAPTGYFAADNADIQPGDTVAVWGCGGVGQMAICSAYLLGAERVIAIDRYPDRLRLAEERGKAIPINYEKTNVHEALLELTGGRGPDRCIDCVGMEAHGTEIDYAYDKAKQLLRLHTERGSVLRQAIRACRKGGTVSVVGVYGGLLDKFPMGAIVNKALTLRSGQQPGQRYAPTLFEHIRKGELDPAYLLTHPMSLEDGAQGYKLFKEKTDNCLRVVFKP from the coding sequence ATGCGCGCACTCACTTGGCAAGCACCTAATCTACTGCAACTCGACAATGTCGCCGACCCTGCGATCCTTAACCCACGGGACGCGATCATTCGCGTCACCCTCTCCTCTGTCTGCGGTTCGGACCTGCACTTGCTCGGCGGCTACGTACCGGCCATGAAGCCCGGCGATATCATTGGCCACGAATCCATGGGCGAAGTGGTTGAGGTCGGCAAAGGCGTCACCGACCTGCGCAAGGGTGACAAAGTGATCACCATCTCAATCATCGGCTGCGGCAACTGCGAGCCGTGCCAGCGCAGCGATTTCTCCTGCTGCGACAACTCCAACCCAAACCCGTCGGCGACGGACCTGATGTATGGCCAGCCATGCTGCGGCATCATCGGCTACAGCCACGCCTTTGGCGGTTACCCGGGCAGTCACGCAACCTACGTGCGGGTGCCGTTCGCCGACGTCAACCTGTTCAAGGTGCCCGAAGGCGTGAGCGATGAGCAGGCGCTGTTTGTCTCGGATGCGGCGCCCACCGGTTACTTCGCGGCGGACAATGCCGATATCCAGCCCGGCGACACCGTGGCAGTGTGGGGCTGCGGCGGCGTTGGCCAGATGGCGATCTGCAGTGCTTACCTGTTGGGCGCCGAGCGGGTGATCGCGATTGATCGTTACCCCGACCGGCTGCGCCTGGCCGAAGAACGCGGCAAGGCGATCCCTATCAACTACGAGAAAACCAACGTGCACGAAGCCTTGCTGGAGTTGACTGGCGGACGCGGCCCGGATCGCTGCATCGACTGTGTGGGCATGGAGGCGCATGGCACCGAGATCGACTATGCCTATGACAAGGCCAAGCAGTTGCTCAGGCTGCACACCGAACGCGGCAGCGTGCTAAGGCAGGCCATACGTGCCTGCCGTAAAGGCGGCACGGTATCGGTGGTCGGCGTGTACGGTGGGTTGCTCGACAAGTTCCCGATGGGCGCGATCGTCAACAAGGCGTTGACGCTAAGATCCGGACAGCAACCGGGGCAGCGTTACGCACCGACCCTGTTCGAGCATATTCGCAAAGGCGAGCTTGACCCTGCCTACTTGCTGACCCATCCCATGAGCCTGGAAGACGGGGCGCAAGGCTACAAGCTGTTCAAGGAAAAAACCGATAATTGCCTGCGGGTGGTGTTTAAGCCCTGA
- a CDS encoding general stress protein yields MTTNDKQNQMSVNEAGKKGGDATSASHDKEFYQEIGSKGGQNSGGNFKNDPERAAEAGSKGGQNSGGNFANDREKASEAGRKGGQNSHGGGRNG; encoded by the coding sequence ATGACTACTAACGACAAGCAAAACCAAATGAGCGTCAACGAAGCCGGTAAAAAAGGTGGCGATGCAACTTCGGCTTCCCATGACAAAGAGTTCTATCAGGAGATCGGAAGCAAGGGTGGCCAAAACAGCGGCGGCAATTTCAAAAATGATCCCGAGCGCGCCGCCGAAGCCGGTAGCAAAGGCGGCCAGAACAGTGGCGGCAACTTTGCCAACGACCGTGAGAAAGCCTCGGAAGCTGGCCGTAAAGGCGGCCAAAACAGCCATGGTGGCGGACGCAACGGTTAA
- a CDS encoding APC family permease translates to MSEFSFSQAAPTKPSLRRAVTGPMLFLFILGDVLGVGVYALAGTIAGEVGGAIWVPLLVALFFAMLTAGSYAELVTKYPYAGAASVFAEKAFKSPLISFLVGFCMLAAAVTSAAGLSLAFAGDYLAAFVDVSPHLAALIFLMVIALLNARGIKESLGGNMVMTCIELSGLLLVVVAAAWCIQSGETNLGRALEFKAGVNTMPAVLSAALLAFYSFVGFETSANLAEEIRGVRKVYPRALFAALVTAGIVYTAVGVAASVVLPMDKLTATSAPLLEVVRASGLSIPPQLFAFIALVAVANGALLTMVMASRLTYGMARMGLLPGPLSRVLPKRRTPWVAIIASTLVAISLTLTGTLAALADTVVLLLLFVFLSTNLAVLVLRRDLVAEHHFRVPTWVPVLAIVSCLILLSQQGLDTWLRGGAMMLLGSALYACNRLATPVAEPG, encoded by the coding sequence GGCACCATCGCTGGCGAGGTGGGTGGGGCGATCTGGGTGCCGCTGCTGGTGGCGTTGTTCTTCGCCATGCTCACGGCAGGTTCGTACGCGGAGCTGGTGACCAAGTACCCCTATGCCGGCGCTGCTTCGGTGTTCGCCGAGAAGGCATTCAAGTCACCGCTGATTTCGTTCCTGGTCGGCTTTTGCATGCTGGCGGCCGCCGTCACCAGTGCGGCCGGGCTGTCCCTCGCATTTGCCGGCGATTACCTGGCGGCGTTCGTCGACGTATCACCGCACCTGGCCGCGCTGATATTCCTGATGGTGATAGCGCTGCTCAATGCTCGCGGTATCAAGGAGTCGTTGGGCGGCAACATGGTCATGACCTGCATCGAACTGTCCGGGCTGCTATTGGTGGTGGTGGCCGCGGCCTGGTGCATCCAGTCGGGCGAAACCAACCTCGGCCGCGCGCTGGAGTTCAAGGCCGGCGTCAACACTATGCCTGCGGTGCTGAGCGCTGCATTGCTGGCGTTCTATTCGTTTGTCGGTTTTGAAACGTCGGCTAACCTGGCCGAAGAAATACGCGGGGTGCGCAAGGTGTATCCGCGTGCGCTGTTTGCCGCGTTGGTGACGGCCGGCATCGTGTATACGGCGGTTGGTGTCGCTGCTTCAGTGGTGCTGCCGATGGACAAACTGACGGCCACCTCGGCGCCGTTGCTCGAAGTGGTACGCGCCTCGGGCTTGAGTATCCCGCCCCAGCTCTTCGCATTCATTGCACTGGTGGCGGTCGCCAACGGTGCGCTGTTGACCATGGTCATGGCCAGCCGCCTGACCTATGGCATGGCCCGCATGGGCCTGTTGCCGGGGCCGCTTTCGCGTGTGCTGCCCAAGCGGCGTACGCCTTGGGTCGCGATCATCGCCAGCACCCTGGTGGCCATCTCCTTGACGTTGACCGGCACGCTCGCAGCGTTGGCCGATACGGTCGTGCTGTTGCTGCTTTTCGTGTTCCTCAGCACCAACCTGGCGGTGCTGGTATTGCGCCGCGACCTCGTCGCAGAACACCATTTTCGTGTGCCGACCTGGGTGCCGGTGCTGGCGATTGTTTCCTGCCTGATCCTGCTCAGCCAGCAAGGCCTCGACACTTGGCTGCGAGGCGGCGCGATGATGCTGCTGGGGAGTGCGCTGTACGCGTGCAACCGCCTGGCGACGCCGGTCGCGGAGCCTGGCTAA
- a CDS encoding ATP-dependent Clp protease proteolytic subunit encodes MPLHVINFTGPVTASTCSQLIEKASLAVQQEASGLVVNIATMGGECSYGFTMYNFLLALPIAVHTHNLGTVESMGNIIFLAGERRTACKHSKFLFHPFHWHVQGAVDHSRMSEYAMSLDYDLQLYARIVEERTKDAREKLETEKYLIAAPRILDPQQAMTAGLIHGIELPVIKAEFVSSFIHS; translated from the coding sequence ATGCCTTTACACGTCATTAACTTTACCGGGCCGGTCACCGCCTCTACCTGCAGCCAACTTATCGAAAAAGCCTCGTTGGCCGTTCAGCAAGAGGCTTCGGGGCTGGTAGTGAACATCGCCACTATGGGCGGCGAATGCAGCTACGGTTTTACCATGTACAACTTCCTGCTGGCGCTGCCGATCGCGGTGCACACCCATAATCTGGGCACCGTGGAGTCGATGGGCAATATCATCTTTCTGGCCGGTGAGCGCAGGACGGCGTGCAAGCACAGTAAATTTCTGTTTCATCCGTTTCATTGGCATGTGCAAGGCGCCGTCGACCATTCGCGCATGTCCGAATACGCCATGAGCCTTGACTACGACTTGCAGTTGTATGCACGCATCGTCGAAGAGCGTACCAAGGATGCAAGGGAAAAACTCGAAACAGAAAAGTACCTGATAGCGGCACCGCGCATTCTCGACCCGCAACAAGCCATGACAGCCGGCTTGATCCATGGGATCGAACTACCGGTCATCAAGGCTGAGTTTGTAAGCAGCTTCATTCACTCCTAG
- a CDS encoding DUF6555 family protein, which produces MKNSLYIIEYEYHHKPRSFIIRADVMNNAAAWHWASCDAGIGIIPRSRHEKIKRVSRPLAERYGLENVRWRPSGSIPFIAQPYVPPPPE; this is translated from the coding sequence ATGAAAAATTCTTTATATATTATCGAGTACGAATACCATCATAAGCCGAGATCTTTTATTATAAGAGCGGATGTCATGAATAATGCAGCGGCGTGGCATTGGGCATCTTGCGATGCTGGGATCGGTATAATTCCTCGGTCACGCCATGAAAAGATCAAACGGGTCAGCAGACCCCTTGCAGAACGCTACGGCCTGGAGAACGTCAGGTGGCGTCCTTCTGGAAGTATTCCGTTTATTGCGCAGCCCTATGTACCACCGCCCCCTGAATGA
- a CDS encoding CheR family methyltransferase — protein sequence MKSAPQRSPNVPQRKDLIPSNLDFPVVGIGASAGGLQAVKAFFEHMPKDCGMAFVVILHLSSDHQSVADKIIQESTRIPVSQVNDTTPIERNHVYVISPAHHLKMNDGYLAVSPSTRQGGSHIAIDLFFRDLADAHKERAFCVILSGTGADGAVGLSRIKEQGGITLVQTPEDAEFDGMPRAAIETQMVDLVLPVVEMPQKLLELWRNAQSIILPTADDPEIKTTPPATERDAAVAEQLLLDILIQLRASTGHDFKHYKRATVLRRIERRLQVTAQPDLATYYNFLQEHPDETKALLGDMLIGVTNFFRDREAFEALERDVIPNLVKSLEETVPHREEVRIWSAGCSTGEEAYSLAMLLAEQLALDASGAKMQVFATDIDERAVTHGRNGVYPEAIITDVPPPRLRQYFAKEKNQHYRVRKEIREKVLFAKHSLLADPPFSQIDLIVCRNLLIYLDREVQRDILQMFHFALRPGGYLFLGSSESADGCLDLFVPVDKRNRIFRVRAGSSAMRRAPTIPRGGYLRPSTASITTEIKAPSKVAFADIHLRALEKAAPPSVIVDIQANILHMSEGAGRFLCYVAGEVTHNLLALVHPDLRLDIRTTLFQVQQSNMPVISRKIRVQREQGPFMVDITAHPYRDDATESDYVLVIFQESAIDPQQVDTTTVSHAENALMGNLERELQRTKLHLQDAIEQSEVSSEELKASNEEMQAVNEELRSATEELETSKEELQSINEELLTVNYELKTKVEETDKVNDYLTNLIASTDIATVFVDRNMRIRWFTPRATDIFSMLPVDTGRSLMDITHRLDYPEITEDATTVFESLGTIEREIGGKNDRWYIARLLPYRSSEDHIDGTVLTFIDITKRRQAEEELRLGEERMRLVAESTHDFAIIILDDHGAITDWNTGAELIFGYTKDEVLGAYYDFIFSPEDRSSGMPESELRAAREHGRGEDERWHVRKDGSRFYCSGEITQLQSDSLQGYVKIARDLTGHKRTQDEQRQRLIETQTKSHLKDEFFAVMSHELKHPLNLIQLNAELLRRLPATKAAVPAIKAVNTICEAVSSQARIIDDLLDVARVRTGKLKLKKQPIDLIRTLQDIHSVVLADGHRRHVTLQTPSDHGPLIVDVDPTRIEQVIWNLVNNALKFTPEGGEVQLVLSRSEGGAQLDVIDSGIGLADDSLEKIFDLFGQAENQHQTHQREGLGIGLSLVRQLVEAHEGSVSVHSKGLGFGCTFSIWLPLCEQQDHLQRSDAEQEEDERLHGVKVLLVEDSAEVLEVLNVLLEMEGAQVSAFDDPQSALETARAAQYDLIISDIGMPKMNGHELMQKLRAIAHLRRVPAIALTGYGAGSDQKKAAESGFSTHLSKPVAHESLIDLIEKLCCLRR from the coding sequence AGGAGTCGACCCGTATTCCGGTCTCGCAGGTCAATGACACCACGCCCATCGAAAGGAATCATGTGTATGTCATCTCGCCTGCACACCATCTGAAAATGAATGATGGCTATTTAGCGGTATCCCCATCAACCCGCCAGGGCGGCTCGCACATAGCCATCGACCTGTTTTTTCGCGACTTGGCAGACGCGCATAAAGAACGGGCGTTTTGTGTGATCCTTTCAGGGACCGGAGCGGACGGGGCGGTTGGCCTTTCTCGAATCAAGGAGCAAGGTGGGATCACTCTGGTACAAACACCAGAAGATGCTGAGTTCGATGGCATGCCGCGGGCTGCCATCGAAACGCAAATGGTCGATCTCGTGCTTCCCGTTGTGGAAATGCCGCAGAAGCTGCTGGAGCTATGGCGCAATGCTCAGTCAATCATCCTACCCACTGCCGACGATCCCGAAATTAAAACCACCCCACCTGCAACCGAACGCGATGCAGCCGTGGCGGAGCAGTTATTGCTGGACATCCTGATTCAGTTGCGCGCCAGTACCGGGCACGACTTCAAGCATTACAAGCGCGCCACAGTGTTGCGCCGTATTGAGCGACGCTTGCAAGTAACCGCCCAGCCGGACCTGGCGACCTATTACAATTTCCTCCAGGAGCACCCAGACGAAACCAAGGCCCTGCTCGGCGATATGCTGATCGGCGTGACTAACTTCTTCCGCGACCGCGAGGCCTTTGAAGCGCTTGAACGTGACGTGATACCTAACCTAGTGAAGTCACTCGAAGAAACTGTGCCGCACCGCGAAGAGGTGCGCATCTGGTCGGCCGGCTGTTCCACCGGCGAAGAAGCTTACAGCCTCGCGATGCTGCTGGCCGAGCAACTGGCGCTGGATGCCAGCGGCGCGAAGATGCAGGTATTTGCCACTGATATTGACGAGCGCGCAGTCACCCACGGCCGCAACGGCGTGTATCCCGAGGCGATCATCACCGACGTACCGCCACCGCGGTTGCGCCAATATTTTGCCAAAGAGAAAAACCAACACTATCGAGTGCGCAAGGAAATTCGCGAGAAGGTCTTGTTCGCCAAACACAGTTTGCTCGCTGATCCGCCGTTCTCGCAGATCGACCTGATCGTGTGCCGCAACCTGTTGATCTACCTGGACCGCGAAGTGCAGCGCGACATCTTGCAGATGTTCCACTTTGCGCTGCGCCCCGGAGGCTATTTGTTCCTCGGTTCCTCGGAGTCGGCCGACGGCTGCCTGGACCTGTTTGTGCCGGTGGACAAACGAAACCGCATTTTTCGGGTACGTGCCGGCTCCTCCGCTATGCGCCGCGCCCCAACCATCCCGCGAGGCGGCTACTTGCGCCCAAGCACAGCGTCGATTACGACTGAAATCAAGGCGCCCAGCAAAGTTGCGTTCGCGGATATCCATCTGCGCGCCCTGGAAAAAGCTGCGCCGCCCAGCGTGATCGTCGATATCCAAGCCAACATCCTGCACATGAGCGAAGGTGCCGGGCGGTTCCTGTGCTATGTCGCCGGGGAAGTCACCCACAATCTGTTGGCCCTGGTTCATCCGGACCTGCGCCTCGACATCCGCACTACACTCTTCCAGGTTCAGCAATCGAATATGCCTGTGATCTCTCGCAAGATCCGCGTTCAGCGCGAACAGGGCCCCTTCATGGTGGACATCACCGCCCACCCCTATCGCGATGACGCGACCGAAAGCGACTATGTGCTGGTGATCTTCCAGGAAAGCGCAATCGACCCACAACAGGTCGATACCACGACTGTCAGCCATGCCGAAAACGCCCTCATGGGGAACCTGGAACGCGAGCTACAACGCACCAAGCTGCACTTGCAGGACGCCATCGAGCAGTCGGAAGTCTCAAGCGAAGAGCTCAAGGCCTCCAATGAGGAAATGCAGGCGGTCAATGAAGAGTTACGCTCGGCTACCGAAGAGCTGGAAACCAGCAAGGAAGAGCTGCAGTCGATCAACGAAGAACTGCTGACCGTCAACTATGAACTCAAAACCAAGGTAGAAGAAACGGACAAGGTCAATGACTATCTGACCAACCTGATCGCCTCCACCGACATCGCCACCGTGTTCGTTGACCGCAACATGCGCATCCGTTGGTTCACGCCACGCGCCACCGATATTTTCAGCATGCTTCCGGTGGACACTGGACGCTCGCTGATGGACATCACCCACCGCCTCGATTACCCGGAAATTACCGAAGACGCCACGACCGTCTTTGAGTCACTCGGTACAATTGAGCGGGAAATCGGCGGTAAGAACGACCGCTGGTACATTGCACGGTTGTTGCCCTACCGCTCCAGCGAGGACCATATCGATGGCACGGTGCTTACCTTCATCGATATCACCAAGCGGCGCCAAGCCGAGGAAGAACTGCGCCTGGGCGAGGAGCGCATGCGCCTAGTCGCCGAGAGTACCCATGACTTTGCAATCATCATCCTTGATGACCATGGTGCCATCACCGATTGGAACACGGGTGCAGAACTGATCTTCGGCTACACCAAGGACGAAGTGCTGGGCGCTTATTACGACTTTATTTTTTCACCGGAGGACCGCTCCTCCGGCATGCCGGAGAGCGAACTGCGCGCGGCCCGCGAACACGGTCGCGGTGAAGATGAGCGCTGGCATGTGCGCAAGGATGGCAGTCGGTTCTACTGCAGTGGTGAGATCACTCAGCTCCAGAGCGACAGCTTGCAGGGCTACGTCAAGATCGCCCGCGACCTCACTGGCCACAAACGCACCCAGGATGAGCAGAGGCAGCGCCTGATCGAAACTCAGACGAAGAGCCATCTCAAGGACGAGTTTTTCGCGGTGATGTCGCACGAACTCAAACATCCACTGAACCTGATCCAACTGAACGCGGAACTACTGCGTCGCTTGCCCGCCACCAAGGCGGCGGTCCCGGCGATCAAAGCCGTGAACACAATCTGCGAGGCCGTATCCAGCCAGGCGCGGATCATTGATGACCTGCTGGATGTTGCCCGGGTACGCACGGGCAAGCTCAAGCTGAAAAAACAACCGATTGATCTGATTCGCACGCTGCAGGATATCCATAGCGTAGTGCTCGCCGACGGGCATCGTCGTCATGTAACGCTGCAAACACCTTCGGATCATGGCCCCCTGATAGTCGACGTGGACCCCACGCGCATTGAGCAAGTGATCTGGAACCTGGTCAACAACGCCCTGAAATTCACCCCGGAGGGCGGTGAGGTTCAGTTGGTGCTCAGCCGCTCGGAGGGGGGCGCCCAGCTGGACGTGATCGACAGTGGCATCGGCCTAGCCGATGACAGCCTGGAGAAGATCTTTGATCTGTTCGGGCAGGCAGAAAACCAGCATCAGACGCATCAACGCGAGGGCCTTGGCATAGGCTTGTCCTTGGTACGCCAGTTGGTGGAGGCTCACGAAGGCTCGGTCAGCGTCCATTCCAAAGGGCTGGGTTTTGGCTGCACCTTCTCGATATGGCTGCCGCTGTGCGAACAACAGGATCATCTACAACGTTCTGACGCTGAACAGGAGGAGGATGAACGCCTCCACGGCGTGAAGGTGTTGCTGGTGGAGGACTCTGCCGAGGTGCTCGAAGTGCTGAATGTATTGCTGGAGATGGAAGGCGCGCAAGTCAGCGCGTTCGATGACCCACAGAGTGCGCTGGAAACAGCCCGCGCTGCTCAGTACGACTTGATCATTTCCGACATTGGCATGCCGAAAATGAACGGCCATGAGCTGATGCAGAAGCTGCGCGCGATAGCTCATCTGCGCCGGGTGCCCGCTATCGCCCTCACAGGTTACGGGGCCGGCAGTGACCAGAAAAAGGCGGCTGAGTCGGGCTTTAGTACCCATCTCAGCAAACCGGTCGCCCACGAGTCGTTGATTGATCTCATCGAAAAATTGTGTTGCTTACGTCGTTAG
- a CDS encoding general stress protein → MTTSNKNPGNFANDHEKASEAGKKGGQASGGNFANDREKASEAGRKGGQNSHGGGRK, encoded by the coding sequence ATGACGACCAGTAATAAAAACCCAGGTAATTTCGCCAACGATCACGAAAAAGCCTCCGAGGCGGGAAAGAAAGGCGGCCAGGCATCTGGCGGCAACTTTGCCAATGACCGCGAAAAGGCTTCGGAAGCTGGCCGTAAAGGTGGCCAGAATAGCCATGGCGGCGGCCGCAAGTAG
- a CDS encoding SRPBCC family protein, whose translation MTDQPLISTHTPPDAHRSGTMTKAERTLSLAAGAALLLHGCRKGGLSGALQVAAGAYGVIRGAAGHCALKRVLTPTPYETQFSREHQWPISEAITRSITILRPSDEVSALIARPENIGPLLRWVDSVEQLTPDTALWKLRAPAGRRLQCALVQIDTQDRHVVHWKTPGDARWAHDITVSLSPAPAGRGTQVKAVVVCKPAMAKLGYGLARAISLFSDKALLNALQAVKQQLETGEVSNNRSRPEQDDDFFYVHAGADQVATDHPSAKTGVVIEGEPH comes from the coding sequence ATGACTGACCAGCCACTAATATCCACCCACACCCCTCCTGACGCGCACCGAAGCGGCACGATGACCAAGGCTGAGCGCACACTTTCGCTGGCCGCTGGCGCTGCCCTATTACTGCATGGCTGTCGCAAGGGTGGGTTGAGTGGTGCACTCCAGGTTGCGGCGGGCGCCTACGGTGTAATTCGCGGTGCAGCCGGGCACTGCGCACTGAAGCGGGTGTTGACACCAACCCCCTACGAAACACAATTCAGCCGCGAACATCAGTGGCCGATCAGCGAGGCAATCACGCGCAGTATCACGATCTTGCGCCCATCGGATGAGGTGTCTGCCCTCATCGCCAGGCCCGAGAACATCGGCCCGTTGCTGCGCTGGGTCGACAGTGTCGAGCAACTGACCCCGGACACCGCGCTCTGGAAGCTCCGCGCACCGGCCGGCCGGCGCCTGCAGTGCGCGCTTGTGCAGATCGATACACAGGATCGCCATGTAGTGCATTGGAAAACTCCAGGCGACGCGCGATGGGCGCACGACATTACCGTCTCGCTGAGCCCCGCCCCGGCCGGCCGTGGAACCCAGGTCAAGGCGGTGGTGGTGTGCAAGCCGGCAATGGCCAAGTTGGGCTATGGCTTGGCGCGTGCGATCAGCCTGTTCAGCGACAAAGCCTTGCTCAACGCCCTGCAGGCAGTGAAGCAGCAACTGGAGACCGGCGAGGTCAGCAACAACCGCTCCAGGCCGGAACAGGACGACGATTTTTTTTACGTACACGCCGGCGCTGACCAGGTCGCAACCGATCACCCGTCAGCCAAAACCGGCGTTGTTATCGAAGGAGAACCCCACTGA
- a CDS encoding DUF2934 domain-containing protein, producing MDEETIRLTAYRIWEQQGKPDGQDFVHWLQARDELTPGQIDSSSGTIESNVTRPVPARSKRQAAPSSTTRKTRSKKLEA from the coding sequence ATGGACGAAGAAACGATTCGACTCACCGCCTACCGTATTTGGGAACAACAAGGTAAGCCTGACGGCCAGGATTTTGTGCATTGGCTGCAAGCCAGAGACGAACTGACGCCCGGGCAAATAGATAGCTCTTCGGGCACGATCGAAAGCAATGTTACGCGGCCTGTACCGGCCCGATCAAAGCGCCAGGCGGCGCCATCATCCACAACGCGAAAAACACGCAGCAAAAAGCTCGAAGCCTGA